In Mercenaria mercenaria strain notata chromosome 14, MADL_Memer_1, whole genome shotgun sequence, the following are encoded in one genomic region:
- the LOC123534572 gene encoding uncharacterized protein LOC123534572: MTVNGTKVQSVSIKTAMDEFVNWISKFKSVCLVAHNGRRFDFPILVSTLKNIGAQDKLSECAFIDSMSVFRKLYPNTSLKQVDLVSSLLGETYDAHNAMGDVVALGKLIKFVNLSSSDLMAHSFTQSAIANNMAFNKSKTLNLPSLNPLIYSGVIKKPTAENIAGSGLNINHLKLLHNRGGEDALKDVFISKNSEGLPESLTIRKCWKRLYHKLLNILKITRFLYSGIITVQGQKCFLYIYLSVHPQ; encoded by the coding sequence ATGACAGTAAATGGAACAAAAGTGCAATCAGTGTCCATAAAAACTGCTATGGATGAATTTGTTAATTGGATATCCAAATTCAAAAGTGTATGTTTAGTAGCTCACAATGGTCGCAGATTTGACTTTCCCATTCTTGTGTCTACATTAAAGAACATTGGAGCTCAGGATAAGTTATCAGAATGTGCATTCATTGACTCCATGTCAGTGTTTCGAAAGCTTTATCCGAACACATCACTGAAACAAGTAGACCTTGTGTCATCTTTACTTGGTGAAACATACGATGCACACAATGCCATGGGTGATGTGGTTGCCCTTGGGAAATTAATCAAGTTTGTGAACCTCTCAAGTAGTGATTTAATGGCTCATAGTTTTACTCAGTCAGCAATTGCTAATAACATGGCTTTCAACAAATCTAAAACACTCAATTTGCCATCATTGAATCCGTTGATTTATTCAGGTGTGATAAAAAAACCTACCGCTGAAAACATTGCTGGGTCTGGTCTGAATATAAATCACTTAAAACTGTTGCATAACAGAGGTGGGGAAGATGCTTTAAAAGATGTGTTTATTTCAAAGAACTCAGAAGGCTTACCAGAGTCTCTAACAATAAGAAAGTGTTGGAAGAGATTGTACCACAAATtgctaaatattttgaaaatcactagATTTTTATACTCTGGTATAATAACTGTTCAGggacaaaaatgttttctgtacATTTATTTGTCTGTACATCCACAGTGA